A genomic region of Trichothermofontia sichuanensis B231 contains the following coding sequences:
- a CDS encoding TPR domain-containing glycosyltransferase has protein sequence MSLSLCMIVKNEAANLPRCLDSVRGLVDEMVILDTGSSDETIAIATQYGARVDRGAWHHDFAAARNQTLERATGDWILVLDADESLVPEAIPAIQAAMRHENHLLVNLVRQEVGAAQSPYSLVSRLFRRRSDLRFQRAYHELIDDSVAALLQREPHWQVITLSPVAIRHWGYQPGTIAERQKRERAKTMLEQALAQQPDDAYLCSKLGALYLDSGQVEKGLVLLHRGLRAKPKEAGVLYDLHYHLGIAYSQINQPQAAIAHYQQATQQPILALLKLAAYNNWGSVLKEQGDLVGAEAAYQTVLQLDPNFALGYYNLGLTLRAQGRLQGAVAAYQQALRLNPHHAEAYQNMGVVLLKLGSIPASLNAFRRAIALHQQQGNAAEADRLRQGLAEMGWEL, from the coding sequence ATGTCTCTAAGTTTGTGCATGATTGTTAAGAATGAAGCTGCGAACCTGCCCCGGTGTTTGGACAGTGTGCGAGGGTTGGTTGATGAGATGGTGATCCTGGATACGGGGTCTAGCGATGAGACGATCGCGATCGCGACCCAGTACGGAGCAAGGGTCGATCGCGGCGCGTGGCACCATGACTTTGCGGCAGCACGCAACCAAACCCTGGAGCGGGCAACGGGGGACTGGATTCTTGTGTTAGATGCGGATGAAAGTCTGGTACCGGAAGCAATCCCTGCAATTCAGGCGGCGATGAGGCATGAGAACCATCTACTGGTAAATTTGGTGCGACAGGAGGTGGGCGCCGCGCAGTCGCCGTATTCGTTAGTGTCGCGGTTGTTTCGGCGGCGATCGGATCTGCGGTTTCAGCGGGCCTACCATGAACTGATCGATGACAGTGTAGCGGCCTTGCTGCAACGGGAGCCGCATTGGCAGGTGATCACCCTCTCACCCGTGGCGATTCGGCATTGGGGCTATCAACCGGGGACGATCGCCGAACGCCAGAAGCGCGAGCGGGCGAAAACGATGCTGGAACAAGCATTAGCCCAACAACCGGACGACGCCTATCTGTGTAGCAAGTTGGGGGCGCTGTACCTTGATAGTGGCCAAGTGGAGAAGGGGCTAGTGTTGCTCCATCGCGGGCTGCGGGCAAAACCCAAGGAAGCAGGCGTGTTGTACGACCTGCACTACCATTTGGGCATCGCCTACAGCCAGATTAACCAACCCCAGGCAGCAATCGCGCACTATCAACAGGCAACGCAACAGCCCATCCTGGCGCTTCTGAAGCTCGCGGCCTATAACAATTGGGGCAGTGTTCTGAAGGAGCAAGGGGACCTGGTAGGGGCGGAGGCAGCCTACCAGACAGTGTTGCAGTTGGACCCGAATTTTGCCCTAGGGTATTACAACTTGGGGTTGACACTCCGGGCACAGGGGCGGCTCCAGGGGGCGGTGGCGGCCTATCAGCAGGCGTTGCGTCTGAATCCCCACCATGCGGAAGCTTACCAAAATATGGGGGTGGTATTGCTCAAGTTAGGCAGTATCCCGGCCAGTCTGAATGCCTTCCGGCGGGCGATCGCGCTGCACCAGCAACAGGGCAATGCCGCAGAGGCCGATCGGTTGCGCCAGGGGTTGGCGGAGATGGGGTGGGAACTCTGA